The genomic interval CCCCGAATCCACCCCGAACCCCCAATCCCGCCCTGAACCCCAAATTCACCATGGAACTCCAAATCCAcccccgaaccccaaatccacccctgAAACTTCAAATACcctcctgaaccccaaatcccttccctgcccccccaaatccacccccaaaccccaaatccgaACTCTAAATCCAcccccgaaccccaaatccacccccggaaccccaaatcccctcccttcccccccaaatccacctccAGCATGCCAAACCCCTTCTCTGCCCCCCTAAATCCAttccccaaccccaaaccccctccctaCACCCCCAgatccttcccctgctccctaACAAACCCCTCATCCCTGAGGGCCCCGCCCGGGCCCCCCCCACGCTCGGGggtccccccagcccctccctgagTCGCTCTGTCCCCCCCAGTCAATGTCGGGGGGTACGTCCAGGCCGTGCTGGACCGAAACCTGGCCGAGAACATCTCCCGGGTGCTGTACCCCAACGATAACGTGAGAAATggcggggctggggggtcctggggaggtcTGGGTGCGCTGGGACCCCCCGGAGGAGCCGAGGCACCCCCAAACCTACCGGAGAACatcaaaaataccccaaaaataacGGGGTGGGGGGTCCTAGGAATCCCTAGCGGGGGGTCTCATGGGGGGTACCCCCAGTTTTTCGAGGGCGAGGAGAGTTTTGGGGGCTGTTTCGGGGTCTCATGGGGGGGCACCCCCAGTTTTTTCGAGGGCGAGGAGAGTTTTGGGGGCTGTTTCGGGGTCTCACGGGGGGGCACCCCCCAGTTTTTCGAGGGCAAGGAGCTGCGGCTGAAGCAGGAATATTTCGTGGTGGCGGCCACGCTCCACGACATCGTCCGGCGCTTCAAATCCGCCAAGTTTGGCAGCCGCGACCCCCGTGCGCAAATCCTTCGAGAGCTTCCCCGACAAGGTGAACCCCGaaacccccgggaccccccccaaaaaacccgcGCTCCACCCCCCCTGACCCCTCCCTGCCCGCCGCAGGTGGCGATCCAGCTGAACGACACCCACCCCTCGCTGGCCATCCCGGAGCTGATGCGGATCCTGGTGGACGAGGAGCACCTGGGATGGGACCAGGTGGGTGGGGGGGGGCacaccaggaccccccaaaccgcggggtggggggggggggggggtcccccaAAACCCGCGGGCCACGCGGGCTCCGCGTTCCGTGTCCTCCCCGTGCGCGTCCGCAGGgtgcgcggcggggccggcgccggTCCTGGGGGGCCGCGGGGTCACTCCGGGGgtgtccccgcgtgtcccccCCCCCAGGCCTGGGACATCACGGTGCGCACCTGCGCCTACACGAACCACACGGTGCTGCCCGAGGCGCTGGAGCGCTGGCCCGTTCACCTGCTCGAGTCGCTGCTGCCGCGGCACCTGCAGCTCATCTACGAGATCAACCAGCGCTTCCTCGACGTGAGCTCGGGGGGGCAAaatgggggggtcccgggggtcgtGACTGGGGGGGGGATCCccgggggtttggggacagagCGAGCGTGGACAGGCGGGGGTGATGGAGgtgggggcttggggacacctgggggaaAATTCCTGCGTGGTTTGGGGGTGGCGggtgtggggaggggtcccccAACAGCCCGTGCCCCCCCCTCCTCCAGCACGTGGATGTCCCACAGCTGGGTGACTTTTGGGGGGTCTCTTGGGGGTTTTCTGGGGGTCTGGTGACCCAGCGGTGGCACGGGGGGGGTCGCTGTGGTGTCCCTGGGCGTTTCTGGGGGTCTGGTGACCCAGCGGTGGCACGGGGGGGGTCGCTGTGGTGTCCCTGGGCGTTTCTGGGGGTCCGGTGTCCCTGGGGTGGCACggggggggtctctgtgggtgcggtgtccctgggggggtctcaggggttcTGACGCCCCCCTTCCCACAGCGCGTGTACGCGCTGTTTCCCCGGGGACCTGGAGCGGCTGCGGCGGATGTCGCTGGTGGAGGAGGGCGCGGTCAAGCGCATCAACATGGCTCACCTGTGCATCGTGGGCGCGCACGCCGTCAACGGCGTGGCCGAGATCCACTCGCAGATCCTCAAGGACAGCGTGTACGACCCCCCCGGGccgccccaaatcccccccaacccctcccccccaccccacgtTTTGCTGTGCTGCCATCGATGGCGGCACCTGGATCTGCTCCCGGATCCATGGGGACAGCTCcaacccctgggaccccaaacctgtcccagccctcccagaaccccaaatcccccctgtCCTCTCAGGACCCCAAACCCGTCCCAGTCTCCAAAATCCCTCTGGTCTCACCTggccccccaaatcctcacagtCCCCGAACATGTCCCAGTACCCTCagaaccccaaattccccccctGTCCTTCCAGACCCCAAACCTGTCCCAGTCCCCGGATTCCCCCCCTATGTCCCAaggaccccaaatccatcccagtccccccaaaaccccaaattcccccctgtccctccagaccccaaatccccccattcCCCAGATTCCACCCCTGTCTCCCCAGACCCTAAACCCGTCCCagtccccaaattccccctgggtgtccccatgttcccccccgtgtccccacgtCTCCCGTGTCCCCCCCAGCTTTAAGGATTTCTATGAGCTGGAGCCCCACAAATTCCAGAACAAAACCAACGGCATCACCCGAGGCGCTGGCTGGTGATGTGCAACCCCGGCCTGGCCGAGGTCATCGCGCAGGTGAGCTCACCTGGGACCACCTGGGACCACCTGGGACCACCGGGGATTCACCTGGGATAAGCTGGGGTTCATTTCAGATCACCTGGGATCATTTGGGGCTCACCTGGCATCAGCAGGGATCAGATGGGCTCACCTGGGGTTCACCTGAGGCTTACATGGGCTCATCTGGGGTTCACTGGGATCACCCGGGAATCACCTGGGACCACCTGGGATCACCTGAGTTTACCTGGCCtcacctctcctctcctctccctccctctccagcGCATCGGGGAGGATTTCGTGTCCGACCTGGATCAGCTGCGGCGGCTCCGGGACTTCGTGGACGACGAGAGCTTCATCCGGGACGTGGCCACGGTCAAGCAGGTacggggggctgggggggctcggggggtcCAGGGGGGGCTGCGGGAATCcatgggggggtcccagggggctCCGGGAGGGTCTCAGCAGCCCCTCCCCCTCTCAGGTGATGGAGGTGACACTCAGGGCACACCTGGACAAGGCGTGGGGGGGGTACGGCCGGAGCCACtcgggggggctccgggggtgCCGTGGGGGTCCCGGCCGCGCCCCCagcctcccttttcccccccaaatcccaggagAACAAGGTGAAGTTCGCGGCGTACCTGGAGAAGGTGTCGGGGGTGCGGGTGAACCCCGCCTCGCTCTTCGACGTGCAGGTGAAGCGCATCCACGAGTACAAGCGGCAGCTGCTGAACTGCCTGCACGTCATCACCCTCTACAACCGTGAGTGGGGgtccccaaaacacccccggacccctccccagtcggGGAGACCCCCCGCAAatcccccaacccccccaaactcccccaacctccccaaaatcccccaacccCCCTGAGAAACCcagccctgggacccccccccggAACCCCCAATTCCTGCACCTCATCACCCTCTACAACCCTgaggggggggtccccaaaacctcccccgACCCCTCCCCCCTCAGGGACatcccccaaccccccccaaactcccccaatTCTGGACCCAGCCCCAGAaatccccccagacccctccccactTCCGCACGTCATCACCTCACCAGAGTGGGGACCCCTGGGGAACCcctgaccccccaaaatcccccccaggaccccccacccACAGGCAATCCCTGGGACCCCACAGAGACACCCCAAAAGGGACCCCCCGACTGCTTCAAATCCCTACAGATGTGAGTGGGGACCCCCAGAAAGCCCCAAATCCTCCTGGGACTGCcctaaacccccaaaatcctcctgggaccccccaaatcctcctgggaccccccaaaatccaccaaaacctcctgggaccccccaaaataacCCTGGATCACCCTGGaccccccaaaatgcccctGACCCCCCGCCCACCATGTAACCCCCCCTGGATGCCCCCCAAACTTCCCCCAAACCCCTCGGGGACCCCTCTCTGATATTGGGGGATCTCCTTTGACTCGTGCCcccccccattttggggtcccccccaaTTTCAGGGATCAAGAAGGACCCTGGGAAACCTTTTGTGCCCCGAACCATCATGATCGGGGGCAAGgtgagggggatttggggtttttgggatttgggattttgagatttggggttttttggatttgggggatttttgggtttcagggaggttttgggggctccatttgggtttggggtggggggttCCTGGTGGGTGCAAGAGCTCTCTTGGGGGGTccttgggggtttttggggtcgctgagtgttttggggtgccccgCAGGCTGCCCCCGGGTACCATATGGCCAAGATGATCATCCGGCTGGTGACGGCCATCGGGGACGTGGTGAACCAGGACCCGGCCGTGGGCGACCGGCTGCGGGTGCTGTTCCTGGAGAACTACCGGGTGTCGCTGGCCGAGAAGggtgggcaccccaaaaaacaccccctGAACCCCGAAAACCACCTgaacccaccccaaaatccctctgaACCTGTCCTGAAACCCCCTgaacccaccccaaaatccccacccCCCCCCGAGGGGTCTGTTCCTGGAGAACTACCCGGGTGTCGCTGGGTGAGGACGCCAAAAatccccctgaaccccaaaaccctccctgaaccatcccaaaatcccccgaaccccaaaacccccctgaaccaccaccaaaaaaaacccctgacgCCACCCTgaaatccccaatcccccctGTGAGATCTGTTCCTGGGTGTCACCGGCTGAGAAAGAGGGGACacccccccaaatccatctcagaaccccaaaatctgcacCAAAAgcaccctgggcaccccaagAGTGCCTCGTTAGGCTGCTCAGGCtcggggcaccccaaaatctccccgATATCTCCTGCTATCACTTCGATATCCCCTGATATCACCCGATATAATGCCAATACACCCCAATATCACCCCAATTTTCCCTGATATCCCCTGATATAACCCCAATatctcccaaaatccccttgaTATCCCCCAATATAACCCAAATACCCCTGATATCCCCTCAATATCCCCCAATATCGCCCCAATACGCCCCAATATCCCCCGATATAACCCCAATACACCCCGATATCCTCTGATATAACCCCAATACCCCCGATATCCCCCGATACCCCCCGCTATCGCCGCGCTAACCCCGCTCCCCGGTGCCCCCGCAGTGATCCCGGCCGCGGACCTGTCGGAGCAGATCTCCACGGCGGGCACGGAGGCCTCGGCACCGGGAACATGAAGTTCATGCTGAACGGGGCGCTGACCATCGGCACCATGGACGGGGCTAACGTGGAGATGCCGAGGAGGCGGGCGAGGAGAATCTCTTCATCTTCGGCATGAGGGTGCCCGACGTGGAGGAGCTCGACAGGAAGgggtgggggtctgggggctgcgGGTCTGGGGTTGTGAATAGCACATGGGGGTCTGGGGTCTGCAGGTCTGGGCGTCTGGGGTCTGTGGGTCTGGGGGAGTGAATAGCACATGGGGGTCTGTGATCTGGGGGTCTGCAGCTCTGGGGTCTGCGGGTCTGGGGGGAGCCCCACGCTGCGCCTCCAGAGTGACCATGGCACAGAGTGACCCCCCCCAAGGTGACCTGTGACCCCCTGACCACTCCACAGCACCCACTGACCACCCCACGGTGACCCACTGACCACCCCTCGGTGACCCACTGACCACCCCTCGGTGACCCACTGACCACCCCACAGTGACCCACTGACCACCCCTCGGTGACCCAGTGACCACCCCACGGTGACCCACTGACCACCCCTCGGTGACCCACTGACCACCCCACAGTGACCCACTGACCACCCCTCGGTGACCCACTGACCACCCCACAGTGACCCACTGACCACCCCTCGGTGACCCACTGACCACCCCATGGTGACCCACTGACCACCCCTCGGTGACCCACTGACCACCCCACGGTGACCCACTGACCACCCCTCGGTCACTCGGGACCCCCAGgacacccagagacccccatGAGCACAAAACTGAGCAGGGGGGGAAGTGCAGAGGATTTGGAGGGGACCTCTgaacacccaaaatcccccctaaacccccccaaacctccccaaaacccctcaggaccccctcaacccccccccaaaaacccctcaggaccccccagatCTCCCCAAACCCactcaggaccccccaaacgCCCCCTGCCCCCCCAGGTACCGGGCCCCAGGAGTACTACGATCGCCTGCCCGAGCTCCGCCAGGCCGTGGACCAGCTCAGCTGCGGCTTCTTCAGCCCCCGCCAGCCCGACCTGTTCCGCGACATCGTCAACATGCTGATGAACCACGACAGGTCGCGATAGGAGCCCTGcgggggggggcaggggggaggggAAGTCGCGATAGGGGGGCGGTGCGCTCTGCAGGGAGGGGGGTGGGGTTCCGCAGTGATGGAGGATTGGGGTTCGGGGGGGTTGATGGGGGGTGTCGGGGTTCATATCGCGATAGCGGGGGGGTGGTTCCGGACACCTGGAGCGTGACGCCCCTCCCGTTTTCCCCCCAGGTTTAAGGTGTTCGCGGATTACGAGGCGTACGTGAAGTGCCAGGAGAAAGTCAGCGCCCTCTACAAGgtggggacccctccccataAGGACCCCCCCtcaaaaaacacccccaaaggGACCCCTCCAAAACCGGATCCCCCGAacgaccccccccccccccaaaaagggACCCCCGAAGTGACAACACCCAATgggccccctccccaaaacccccgcgAGGTTTGGGGGGGTTCCCCAAAACCCTGCAGGGGGCAcggaggggatggggggggtGTCGCTAAACCCAAAGGagg from Anomalospiza imberbis isolate Cuckoo-Finch-1a 21T00152 unplaced genomic scaffold, ASM3175350v1 scaffold_385, whole genome shotgun sequence carries:
- the LOC137466671 gene encoding LOW QUALITY PROTEIN: glycogen phosphorylase, muscle form-like (The sequence of the model RefSeq protein was modified relative to this genomic sequence to represent the inferred CDS: inserted 3 bases in 3 codons; deleted 2 bases in 2 codons) encodes the protein RACHTQVVLALPYDTPVPGYRNNTVNTLRLWSARAPNDFNLKDFNVGGYVQAVLDRNLAENISRVLYPNDNFFEGKELRLKQEYFVVAATLHDIVRRFKSAKFGSRDPVRKSFESFPDKVAIQLNDTHPSLAIPELMRILVDEEHLGWDQAWDITVRTCAYTNHTVLPEALERWPVHLLESLLPRHLQLIYEINQRFLDRVYALFPGDLERLRRMSLVEEGAVKRINMAHLCIVGAHAVNGVAEIHSQILKDSVFKDFYELEPHKFQNKTNGIXPRRWLVMCNPGLAEVIAQRIGEDFVSDLDQLRRLRDFVDDESFIRDVATVKQENKVKFAAYLEKVSGVRVNPASLFDVQVKRIHEYKRQLLNCLHVITLYNRIKKDPGKPFVPRTIMIGGKAAPGYHMAKMIIRLVTAIGDVVNQDPAVGDRLRVLFLENYRVSLAEKVIPAADLSEQISTAGTEAXGTGNMKFMLNGALTIGTMDGANVEMXEEAGEENLFIFGMRVPDVEELDRKGWGSGGCGSGYYDRLPELRQAVDQLSCGFFSPRQPDLFRDIVNMLMNHDRFKVFADYEAYVKCQEKVSALYKNPREWTRTVIRNVAAAGKFSSDRTIAQYAREIWGCEPSRQRIPPPTTPANNGDPPPREPPRNPPGIPLNGAPLTPTPKIPQIHPRAPPGIVGNPRGNPPGTPKTRNPPTSGHPRPHPVPSAPHK